In a single window of the Bactrocera dorsalis isolate Fly_Bdor chromosome 2, ASM2337382v1, whole genome shotgun sequence genome:
- the LOC105222558 gene encoding ATP-binding cassette sub-family G member 5: protein MNDMKMIGSDYVLEAHNIFHTTEVDGGGCFNGGGIPALVLKGVNLTVHSGEVMAILGSKGSGKRALLDVIARRADGTTRGQVLLNGSPLTKALFQQRCGYVTQSCTFIPGLTVAQTLHYTPTILSGYLKSSKVRQVLADLALSQVAHKRVEYLNMSEARRLAIGIQLVRDPVMLLLDEPTQGLDPLSAYLLISILSNSAKKTGCGILLSLEKPRSDVFPFLDRALFLCLGGVVYSGGTRAMLEYFHSIGFPCPQLENPLMYYLCLSTVDRRSRDRFLESSQQIEALVERFSRETPMSDAPLNTMGSGKVPLAYGKPGELKVWIMLYLKLLASTFSCGLSGMKALFMRLLLLPIAIALMWLFYTDVGDDAHGFFSKNGMILNIIGLAYGCGTLTTISLFPIWRKRFSQDTPEGLYSGATLLIAYNSIAIPFSLISAVFASCVIYPLLLDPKFPNGTVFAYLLVALWSSFVLAEQLSIAFLLVVKVPFNAAIAVTYILVISIALASGTVRSFKGLQPWLQENTKGTHTRYVSSLLHSIAFQSRKMNCTPTASVICPKPADFLHERLGMADPDETIDVAASCAFAVGLAAFNMLLYLFPMPRCVKQKFKD, encoded by the exons ATGAATGACATGAAAATGATCGGCAGCGATTACGTATTGGAGGCGCACAACATTTTCCACACCACAGAG GTGGATGGCGGTGGTTGCTTCAATGGCGGCGGCATTCCAGCGCTGGTGCTCAAAGGCGTCAACCTAACTGTGCACAGTGGTGAAGTGATGGCCATTTTGGGCTCCAAAG GCAGCGGCAAACGCGCTTTGTTGGATGTAATTGCCCGTCGCGCTGATGGCACAACGCGTGGCCAAGTTCTGTTAAATGGTTCGCCGCTAACGAAAGCACTCTTCCAGCAACGTTGCGGCTATGTGACACAATCGTGCACATTTATACCGGGACTAACGGTGGCGCAGACCTTGCATTACACGCCAACTATA ctTTCCGGCTACTTGAAAAGCTCAAAAGTACGTCAAGTCCTGGCTGACTTGGCGCTATCTCAAGTGGCTCACAAACGTGTCGAATATTTGAATATGAGTGAGGCCCGTCGCCTAGCTATTGGTATACAGCTAGTTAGAGATCCAG ttatGCTCCTACTCGACGAACCCACACAGGGCTTAGATCCGCTCAGCGCTTATTTGCTAATATCGATACTTTCGAACAGCGCCAAGAAGACTGGTTGCGGTATATTGCTCTCGTTGGAAAAACCACGCTCCGACGTATTTCCTTTTCTCGATCGCGCATTGTTTCTCTGCTTGGGAGGTGTAGTGTACTCGGGCGGTACCCGAGCAATGCTCGAATATTTTCACAGTATTGGATTTCCCTGTCCACAACTCGAGAACCCATTGATGTACTATCTCTGCTTGAGCACTGTTGATCGCAG AAGCCGCGATCGCTTTTTAGAGTCCAGCCAGCAGATTGAAGCTTTGGTGGAGCGTTTTTCGCGTGAAACTCCCATGTCCGATGCACCGCTTAATACAATGGGTAGCGGTAAGGTGCCCTTGGCATATGGTAAACCCGGTGAATTGAAAGTCTGGATTATGTTGTATCT CAAACTGCTTGCTTCAACCTTTTCCTGTGGTCTCTCCGGCATGAAAGCGCTCTTCATGCGCTTGCTGTTGCTGCCCATAGCGATTGCGCTCATGTGGCTCTTTTACACTGATGTGGGC GATGATGCGCACGGTTTCTTCAGCAAAAATGGCATGATACTGAATATTATTGGCTTGGCCTACGGCTGCGGCACACTCACCACAATATccctat TTCCAATATGGCGTAAACGTTTCTCACAGGACACACCCGAAGGTTTGTACTCGGGCGCTACTCTCTTGATCGCCTACAACTCCATAGCAATACCTTTCTCGTTGATATCGGCGGTATTTGCCAGTTGCGTCATTTATCC CCTGCTTTTGGATCCGAAATTTCCCAACGGCACCGTTTTCGCCTATTTGTTGGTGGCGCTGTGGTCCAGCTTTGTTCTCGCTGAACAGTTGAGCATCGCCTTCTTGTTGGTTGTGAAGGTGCCCTTCAACGCCGCCATTGCAGTCACCTACATTCTCGTTATCAGCATAGCCTTGGCCAGCGGCACTGTGCGTTCGTTCAAAGGTCTCCAGCCCTGGTTGCAGGAAAATACAAAGGGCACGCATACGCGTTATGTGTCGTCGTTGCTGCACAGCATTGCTTTTCAATCGCGCAAAATGAACTGTACGCCCACCGCGTCCGTAATATGCCCCAAACCGGCAGATTTTCTACACGAACGTCTCGGCATGGCCGATCCTGAT GAAACCATTGATGTTGCCGCCTCGTGTGCTTTTGCCGTTGGGTTGGCAGCTTTTAATATGTTGCTCTATCTATTCCCAATGCCCAGATGTGTGAAACAGAAGTTCAAAGACTGA
- the LOC105222552 gene encoding mucin-5AC — MLGAKSITWIYIGAILLATAACILGQAQLDYRKPWPTYSLQNMPQTRFTCHDKILGGYYADAETQCQMFHVCVKVSGVGVQDFRFLCPNGTAFDQEAQICADWGDVDCESSVLYYGSDNFDLYRLGSGFESKRAPLAEEEEATFHLQRAESSDIRRSKETRVDQKSRPDQPPNYSKHFGATPQRNSYHNYANSNTQGNNNNDNDDYAPTKARRIETTPARRPIVNYYTPTTSTTTSTTTTTTTTERNFDESKQEYDDIFKGSHSSHFFANRNGGREDDFIDHPVKTKFNDVNDYNKKTTESATTGKTRAQPTRPKRIQQTSTTTTTTTATSTSLATNAPKVIKKVTLQSYYNVSAFDYTQPKSTTPSTTTTAATSTTRPSYSAANRFSFNSNDYQTQEKIEPTTYNPTSGAYRIKSTTPKYTEFTRENTVSARGRSTSTSGNSYLPKETTQSQSKPTAAARKAQKLERTQQKLAIANEFNDFSKIKLQPPQPFQPAPNTLSTQSSQSTQPSQRPTTANQYQEPQYFRSRGAKGEKSQRNQGNQEPTPFSGSPKQRGTPTTAAVSTARSSVNPESRPRGFASRGSINYKATTQRETDYYAPTTSTTKKFSTLVPKTQQSLTPTTFKPTTYQKPLDTFVYQTQQTVRPSSKATKQPSSAINTLTPTTANPYYDPDEDDGQYHPELYEVDFPRNRFNLQRSSTTKSPTTTTTATRSSNYNNDFQNPQKHLKTQQQTAFRKQQEQAEPTDLSDEDELFKTAHSLNFGAASINKLRADIFKAEKNSQQYNSQYSPKLEPSTTRSTSTSAAYTTTTPSTTYNYFAYSTTQPTTKLYTTSTTYAPPTTTSTTTTTRRPTTYITTPYSLPVSTTKVTKAPKSSKSPGKKGKKGKGASKRPPHADEDTSYDYAYYDTDTLSESPQEYPDYEIAEFVKTRRN, encoded by the exons ATGTTGGGAGCTAAAAGCATAACTTGGATTTATATCGGTG CAATACTCTTGGCGACGGCGGCTTGCATTCTGGGACAAGCGCAGCTGGACTATCGCAAGCCATGGCCGACGTACAGCCTGCAAAACATGCCGCAGACGCGCTTCACATGCCACGACAAGATACTCGGCGGCTACTATGCAGATGCGGAGACTCAATGTCAGATGTTCCACGTCTGCGTCAAAGTGTCCGGAGTGGGG GTACAGGACTTCCGTTTCTTGTGTCCCAACGGCACCGCCTTCGATCAGGAAGCGCAAATATGCGCTGATTGGGGTGACGTCGACTGCGAGTCATCCGTGCTCTATTATGGCAGTGACAACTTTGATCTGTATCGTCTGGGTTCAGGTTTTGAAAGTAAACGCGCACCCTTGGCTGAAGAAGAGGAAGCAACATTCCATTTGCAGCGTGCCGAGAGCA GCGATATACGCCGCTCCAAAGAGACGCGCGTTGATCAAAAGTCACGCCCTGACCAACCGCCGAACTATTCAAAACACTTTGGCGCAACACCTCAACGCAACTCTTACCACAATTACGCAAATTCAAATAcgcaaggcaacaacaacaatgacaacgaTGATTATGCACCAACAAAAGCACGAAGAATCGAGACGACACCGGCGCGTAGACCCATTGTTAATTATTACACGCCAACAACTTCGACCACCACCtccacaacaactacaacaacgacCACTGAACGCAATTTCGACGAGTCAAAAC AAGAGTACGATGACATCTTCAAAGGCTCGCATAGTTCGCACTTCTTCGCGAATCGCAATGGCGGACGCGAGGACGATTTCATTGATCACCCTGTGAAGACGAAGTTCAACGACGTTAATGACTACAACAAGAAGACTACAGAGAGCGCCACCACTGGAAAAACACGCGCTCAGCCAACGCGCCCGAAACGTATTCAGCAAACCAGCACAACGACGACAACCACAACTGCCACTTCCACATCACTTGCCACAAATGCACCGAAAGTCATAAAGAAGGTCACACTGCAGTCTTATTATAACGTCAGTGCCTTTGATTATACCCAGCCGAAGTCCACTACTCCATCGACCACCACTACAGCTGCTACTTCGACTACACGCCCGAGTTACAGCGCAGCAAATCGTTTCAGTTTCAATTCGAATGACTATCAGACGCAAGAGAAAATCGAGCCAACGACCTACAACCCGACAAGCGGCGCTTATCGTATTAAAAGCACAACACCGAAGTATACCGAGTTCACACGGGAGAATACTGTTAGCGCGAGAGGAAGAAGTACGAGCACGAGTGGCAATTCGTATTTGCCCAAAGAGACGACGCAAAGTCAAAGTAAGCCGACCGCTGCAGCGCGAAAAGCGCAAAAATTAGAACGGACACAACAAAAGCTGGCGATTGCGAATGAATTTAATGACTTCTCGAAAATAAAGTTACAACCACCGCAACCTTTCCAGCCTGCACCGAATACACTGTCAACGCAATCGTCGCAATCAACGCAACCATCTCAACGTCCCACAACAGCAAATCAGTACCAAGAACCGCAGTACTTCCGTTCACGTGGCGCAAAAGGTGAAAAGTCGCAACGCAATCAGGGCAATCAAGAACCGACGCCGTTTAGTGGTTCTCCGAAACAGCGCGGTACGCCCACAACTGCCGCCGTTAGTACGGCAAGATCCTCGGTTAATCCGGAGTCGCGTCCACGTGGTTTCGCCAGTCGCGGCAGCATTAACTACAAGGCAACCACACAACGCGAGACGGATTATTATGCGCCTACGACAAGCACCACCAAGAAATTCTCTACACTTGTGCCGAAAACACAACAATCGTTGACGCCGACAACATTCAAGCCAACAACTTACCAAAAACCACTGGATACTTTCGTCTATCAAACGCAACAAACTGTACGTCCTTCAAGTAAGGCGACCAAACAACCGAGTAGTGCAATTAACACTTTAACACCCACCACCGCTAATCCTTACTATGATCCCGATGAGGATGACGGCCAATACCATCCGGAGTTGTATGAGGTGGATTTCCCACGCAATCGTTTCAATCTTCAACGCTCCTCCACAACAAAGTcgccaactacaacaacaacagccacacgCTCCTCTAACTACAATAATGATTTCCAGAATCCACAAAAACACCTGAAAACCCAACAACAAACAGCATTCCGCAAACAGCAAGAACAAGCGGAGCCAACCGACTTGAGCGATGAAGATGAACTCTTCAAGACCGCACATTCTTTGAACTTCGGCGCTGCCAGCATCAATAAATTGCGCGCAGACATTTTCAAAGCCGAGAAGAACTCACAGCAATACAATTCACAATACAGTCCGAAGCTTGAGCCGTCCACGACGAGATCAACTAGCACGTCAGCGGCTTACACAACAACCACACCCAGCACAACCTATAATTACTTCGCCTACTCCACAACTCAGCCGACAACTAAATTGTATACCACCAGCACCACCTACGCACCGCCAACGACGACATCCACCACAACTACAACGAGACGTCCAACCACCTATATTACCACACCATACAGTTTGCCGGTCTCGACCACTAAGGTCACCAAGGCGCCCAAGAGCAGCAAATCACCAGGCAAAAAGGGCAAGAAAGGCAAGGGCGCCTCAAAGCGTCCACCACATGCCGATGAGGACACCAGTTACGACTATGCCTACTATGACACCGACACATTGAGCGAGTCGCCGCAGGAGTATCCAGACTACGAGATTGCTGAGTTCGTGAAAACGCGCAGGAACTAA